The following are from one region of the Methanomassiliicoccales archaeon LGM-DZ1 genome:
- a CDS encoding GNAT family N-acetyltransferase, with protein sequence MEPEITQDRCRCRISAMTDGKEVGYLTYSIEDGRMDIEHTVVDPACRGQGIAGMMVDRAESFAAEEGLKLTASCSYAAKRLADGGK encoded by the coding sequence ATGGAGCCTGAAATAACCCAGGACCGCTGCCGCTGCCGCATCTCGGCGATGACGGACGGGAAGGAGGTCGGATACCTCACCTATTCCATCGAAGACGGCAGGATGGACATCGAGCACACCGTGGTCGATCCCGCATGCAGGGGGCAAGGCATAGCCGGCATGATGGTCGACCGCGCTGAATCGTTCGCCGCCGAGGAAGGGCTGAAGCTGACGGCCTCGTGCTCTTACGCGGCGAAGAGGCTGGCGGACGGCGGGAAGTAA
- the msrB gene encoding peptide-methionine (R)-S-oxide reductase MsrB translates to MEKEIWFAGGCFWGTEKLMSSVRGVVSTEAGYANGDPSVEPTYEAVCRRTTGYRETVHVVYDPAEVSLDFLVYVFYSSIDPTLKDRQGGDYGPQYQSCIFWKEGDPESEETVRRISAVEARRHSPFMTVLEPLKRFVRAEEYHQKYLDRNEHGYCHIEPWTIDAAAGRIFDPGDYRRPAEEEIRERLTPEQYEVTQHAATEPPFDNEYDAEFRRGIFVDRVSGEPLFVSSDKFNSHCGWPAFSRPIDPSAVVIREDHSLPVTRLEVRGRVSDSHLGHVFYGDRSSPNGVRYCMNSASLMFIPIEDMERKGYGKLIPLVGPKREMWRVYFPPSASLFAA, encoded by the coding sequence ATGGAGAAGGAGATCTGGTTCGCAGGGGGCTGCTTCTGGGGGACCGAGAAGCTGATGTCATCCGTCCGCGGCGTCGTGTCCACCGAGGCCGGATATGCCAACGGGGACCCGTCCGTGGAGCCCACCTATGAGGCGGTCTGCCGCAGGACCACCGGCTACCGGGAGACCGTGCACGTGGTCTACGATCCCGCCGAGGTCAGCCTGGACTTCCTCGTCTACGTGTTCTACTCGTCCATAGACCCGACCCTGAAGGACAGGCAGGGCGGGGACTACGGGCCGCAGTACCAGTCATGCATATTCTGGAAAGAAGGGGATCCTGAGTCGGAGGAGACCGTCCGCAGGATATCGGCGGTCGAGGCACGGAGGCACAGCCCGTTCATGACCGTGCTCGAGCCGCTGAAGAGGTTCGTCCGCGCCGAGGAGTACCACCAGAAGTACCTGGACAGGAACGAGCACGGCTACTGCCACATCGAGCCCTGGACCATCGATGCGGCCGCGGGCAGGATATTCGACCCGGGCGATTACCGGCGCCCCGCCGAAGAGGAGATCAGGGAGAGGCTCACGCCGGAGCAGTACGAGGTGACCCAGCATGCCGCGACCGAGCCTCCCTTCGATAACGAGTACGATGCGGAGTTCAGGCGCGGGATATTCGTGGACAGGGTGAGCGGGGAGCCCCTTTTCGTATCCTCGGACAAGTTCAACTCCCACTGCGGATGGCCGGCCTTCTCGCGCCCGATAGACCCGAGCGCGGTCGTCATCCGCGAGGACCACTCCCTCCCGGTGACCAGGCTGGAGGTCCGCGGGAGGGTCTCCGACAGCCATCTGGGACATGTTTTCTACGGCGACCGCTCATCGCCCAACGGCGTGAGGTACTGCATGAACAGCGCCTCCCTCATGTTCATCCCGATCGAGGACATGGAGAGGAAAGGCTACGGGAAGCTCATCCCGCTCGTCGGCCCGAAGAGGGAGATGTGGCGAGTTTACTTCCCGCCGTCCGCCAGCCTCTTCGCCGCGTAA
- a CDS encoding ABC transporter ATP-binding protein encodes MPLLEIKDLHVSAGGREILKGVNLSVEEGETCVLFGPNGSGKSTLMSAIMGFGQTTVTRGAIIFKGKDITHMTVDQRAKLGIGIMMQRPPNVIGVKLGTLVEATAANGKGTTGREKEFRMSDFMDRDVNVGFSGGEIKRSELLQLAAQEPDFVMLDEPESGVDLENIGLIGRKVHELIYGTETGIVRKRKVSAFVITHTGQILDYMSADRAFVLIHGKVVREGDPDKILGEIKKNGYGVDDE; translated from the coding sequence ATGCCACTTCTTGAGATCAAGGACTTGCATGTCTCCGCCGGAGGCCGCGAGATCCTGAAAGGTGTCAACCTGTCGGTCGAAGAGGGAGAGACCTGCGTCCTCTTCGGACCCAACGGTTCCGGGAAATCGACCCTCATGAGCGCGATCATGGGATTCGGACAGACCACGGTCACCCGCGGGGCCATCATATTCAAGGGCAAGGACATCACGCACATGACCGTCGACCAGCGTGCGAAACTCGGCATCGGGATCATGATGCAGAGGCCCCCTAACGTCATCGGCGTCAAGCTGGGGACCCTCGTGGAGGCCACCGCCGCCAACGGGAAGGGGACCACGGGGCGCGAGAAGGAGTTCCGCATGTCCGATTTCATGGACAGGGACGTCAACGTCGGGTTCTCCGGAGGGGAGATCAAGAGGTCCGAGCTCCTGCAGCTCGCCGCTCAGGAGCCCGACTTCGTCATGCTCGACGAGCCGGAGTCCGGGGTCGACCTGGAGAACATCGGCCTCATCGGCAGGAAGGTCCATGAGCTCATCTACGGGACGGAGACAGGCATCGTCCGCAAGAGGAAGGTCTCGGCGTTCGTCATCACCCACACCGGGCAGATCCTCGACTACATGAGCGCGGACAGGGCGTTCGTGCTCATCCACGGGAAGGTCGTCCGCGAAGGCGACCCCGACAAGATCCTCGGCGAGATCAAGAAGAACGGATACGGAGTTGACGACGAATGA
- a CDS encoding SufD family Fe-S cluster assembly protein, with translation MTQRDDSEIKKALGKKAAFGSDIDLDRYEEGERDKAAPIENLADAPDDLKLKMINVGVDTDDSARSGTILFMDNGMTHCSNRAQEGVIIEPTRLAFKHYPWVKGYYWKAVDPAKDKYTAKTYEEDSDGYFIYVKPGYHLKYPVQTCMMLGQDKSIQNLHNIIIVDDNASLDIITGCTSVHHANDALHVGVSEMYVGENSSMSFTMIHSWNTQTAVRPRTNVMLKKGARYVNNYIVLDPVGTVQTFPTAYLDGEGATCSFNTMCIAHGNSNIDTGGCAVMNAPNTGAEILSRNITYGGKMIARGRLEGNAPGAKAHLECKSIILKDGGSTQAIPELIATCADVDMTHEAAVGKIAQDQIEYLMSRGLTEDQAVSMIVRGFLVGGIKGLPSNLQKEIDAAIDKASAGN, from the coding sequence ATGACCCAGCGCGATGATTCTGAGATAAAGAAGGCACTCGGCAAGAAGGCCGCGTTCGGGTCGGACATCGACCTGGACCGCTACGAAGAGGGCGAGAGGGACAAGGCGGCCCCGATAGAGAACCTGGCCGATGCCCCCGACGACCTCAAGCTCAAGATGATCAACGTCGGCGTGGACACCGACGATTCCGCCCGCTCCGGGACCATCCTGTTCATGGACAACGGCATGACCCACTGCTCCAACAGGGCGCAGGAGGGGGTCATCATCGAGCCCACCAGGCTGGCGTTCAAGCATTACCCCTGGGTCAAGGGCTACTACTGGAAGGCCGTCGACCCTGCCAAGGACAAATACACCGCCAAGACCTATGAGGAGGACTCGGACGGCTACTTCATCTACGTCAAGCCGGGATACCACCTCAAATACCCCGTCCAGACCTGCATGATGCTGGGGCAGGACAAGTCCATACAGAACCTGCACAACATCATCATCGTCGACGACAACGCGTCCCTCGACATCATAACCGGATGCACCTCGGTCCATCATGCCAACGACGCCCTCCACGTCGGCGTCTCCGAGATGTACGTCGGGGAGAACTCCTCGATGTCCTTCACCATGATCCACAGCTGGAACACCCAGACCGCCGTCAGGCCGAGGACCAACGTCATGCTGAAGAAAGGCGCCAGGTACGTCAACAACTACATCGTCCTGGACCCTGTCGGCACCGTGCAGACCTTCCCCACCGCCTACCTCGACGGCGAAGGGGCGACCTGCAGCTTCAACACCATGTGCATCGCGCACGGCAACTCCAACATCGACACCGGGGGATGCGCGGTCATGAACGCTCCCAACACCGGCGCGGAGATCCTCAGCAGGAACATCACCTACGGAGGCAAGATGATCGCCCGCGGGAGGCTGGAGGGCAACGCGCCCGGGGCCAAGGCCCACCTGGAGTGCAAGTCCATCATCCTGAAGGACGGCGGCTCCACCCAGGCCATCCCCGAACTGATCGCCACCTGCGCCGACGTCGACATGACCCACGAGGCGGCGGTCGGAAAGATCGCCCAGGACCAGATCGAGTACCTCATGTCCCGCGGCCTCACCGAGGACCAGGCGGTCTCGATGATCGTCCGCGGCTTCCTGGTCGGCGGCATCAAAGGGCTGCCGTCGAACCTCCAGAAGGAGATCGACGCCGCCATCGACAAGGCCAGCGCCGGGAACTGA